In Ptychodera flava strain L36383 unplaced genomic scaffold, AS_Pfla_20210202 Scaffold_31__1_contigs__length_3010019_pilon, whole genome shotgun sequence, the following are encoded in one genomic region:
- the LOC139127356 gene encoding flavin-containing monooxygenase 3-like, which translates to MVDIKEFQKNDVIFKDGTTLENVDGVIFATGYGFNVPIIDDSWLYDESGKAEVYKYVFPLRLDHPERLALICICTPLGSNWPLTELHARLASQVFAGNIVLPEKAMMERDIDQKIKYEKNTQYHIPGPPLVEEIAEMIGVKPSFWRLLLSDPKLAMAYEYGPMVPYWYRLQGRGAWPGARDRILHAAENTRFILKGHPSCDEEIN; encoded by the exons ATGGTTGACATCAAAGAGTTtcagaaaaatgacgtcattttcaaAGATGGCACTACTCTTGAGAACGTTGATGGAGTTATCTTTGCAACAGGATATGGCTTTAACGTACCGATTATCGACGACTCATGGCTGTACG ACGAATCAGGCAAAGCTGAGGTGTACAAGTACGTCTTCCCGTTGCGTCTGGATCACCCCGAGAGGTTGGCGCTCATATGTATATGTACTCCTCTCGGATCTAATTGGCCATTGACCGAGCTACATGCCCGCTTAGCAAGCCAAGTCTTCGCCGGGAATATTGTACTGCCAGAAAAAGCTATGATGGAGAGGGATATTGATCAGAAGATAAAATATGAGAAGAACACACAGTATCAC ATTCCAGGCCCGCCATTAGTTGAAGAAATAGCCGAGATGATTGGTGTGAAACCTTCATTTTGGCGTCTTCTCCTGTCGGATCCAAAACTGGCCATGGCGTACGAGTATGGTCCCATGGTACCGTACTGGTATCGATTGCAAGGACGAGGTGCATGGCCTGGCGCCAGGGACAGAATATTACATGCGGCAGAAAACACAAGATTTATCTTGAAGGGGCATCCTTCTTGCGACGAAGAGATAAACTGA